From a single Pseudomonas cremoricolorata genomic region:
- a CDS encoding spermidine synthase, with amino-acid sequence MTTEREERLLARVEDAFGVISVYEVDDYRFLEFGDAIEQSCTFTADPAWLEYDYTRAMLVGALCHTQPETALFLGLGAGTLTQACLKFLPLEDVEVIELRPDVPRLAMEYLGLDDDPRLYVRIGDAMQLLPSAEKTDLLFVDLYTDHGPGVAHLAWRFLEDCQKQLNPDGWLVINQWAGDDGKPLGAALLRGLYHRHYWELPVNEGNVIVLVPADLQQTLDLDALQARAEALAPRLGYSLQGLVRAIRPAS; translated from the coding sequence ATGACCACCGAGCGTGAGGAACGGCTGCTGGCCCGGGTCGAAGACGCCTTTGGCGTCATCAGCGTGTACGAAGTCGATGACTACCGCTTTCTCGAATTCGGCGATGCTATCGAGCAGAGCTGCACCTTCACCGCCGACCCCGCCTGGCTGGAGTACGACTACACCCGCGCCATGCTGGTCGGCGCCTTGTGCCATACGCAGCCGGAAACTGCGCTGTTTCTGGGGCTTGGCGCCGGCACCCTGACCCAGGCTTGCCTGAAGTTCCTGCCGCTGGAGGACGTCGAGGTCATCGAGCTGCGCCCTGATGTGCCGCGCCTGGCCATGGAGTACCTGGGGTTGGACGATGATCCGCGTCTCTACGTGCGCATTGGCGATGCCATGCAGTTGTTGCCCAGCGCCGAGAAGACCGACCTGCTGTTCGTCGACCTGTATACCGATCACGGCCCAGGTGTCGCGCACCTGGCCTGGCGGTTTCTGGAGGACTGCCAGAAGCAGCTCAACCCTGATGGCTGGCTGGTCATCAATCAGTGGGCGGGGGATGACGGCAAGCCGCTGGGGGCAGCGCTGCTGCGAGGCCTGTACCACCGGCACTACTGGGAGCTGCCGGTCAATGAGGGCAACGTCATCGTGCTGGTGCCGGCCGATCTGCAGCAGACCCTCGATCTTGACGCGTTGCAGGCTCGCGCTGAAGCCCTGGCGCCGCGGTTGGGCTACAGCCTGCAAGGGCTGGTACGGGCGATTCGCCCAGCCTCCTGA
- a CDS encoding DODA-type extradiol aromatic ring-opening family dioxygenase, translating into MLPSLFISHGSPMLALQPGASGPALATLAEALPRPRAIVLVSAHWESRDLLLTSGVQPRTWHDFSGFGPALYRVEYPAPGNPALAQQIAVRLCQAGLPAELDERRPFDHGAWVPLSLMYPQADIPLIQLSLPSHLGPAQQLRIGAALAELRAEGVLLIGSGSITHNLGELNWQAGPEVIEPWAKAFRDWVVERLQQGDQQALLDYRQHAPYAVRNHPSDEHLLPLFFALAAGGEFAQVHHGFTLGALGMDIYRFG; encoded by the coding sequence ATGCTGCCCAGCCTGTTCATCTCCCATGGCTCACCCATGCTTGCCTTGCAACCCGGTGCGAGCGGACCCGCGCTGGCTACGCTGGCAGAGGCATTGCCACGCCCACGCGCCATCGTGCTGGTGTCTGCTCACTGGGAAAGCCGCGACCTCTTGCTCACCAGCGGCGTCCAGCCGCGCACCTGGCACGACTTTTCCGGATTTGGGCCGGCATTGTATCGGGTCGAGTACCCCGCGCCCGGCAATCCCGCTCTGGCGCAACAGATCGCCGTGCGCCTGTGCCAGGCCGGTTTGCCCGCCGAACTCGATGAGCGTCGGCCTTTCGACCACGGCGCCTGGGTGCCGCTGTCACTGATGTACCCGCAGGCCGACATCCCGCTGATCCAGCTGTCGCTGCCAAGCCACCTGGGCCCGGCCCAGCAGTTGCGCATCGGCGCGGCACTCGCCGAACTGCGCGCAGAGGGCGTACTGCTGATTGGCTCGGGCAGCATCACCCACAACCTCGGCGAGTTGAATTGGCAGGCCGGGCCCGAGGTCATCGAGCCGTGGGCCAAAGCCTTTCGCGACTGGGTGGTAGAGCGCTTGCAGCAAGGCGATCAGCAGGCCCTGCTCGACTACCGTCAGCACGCGCCCTACGCCGTGCGCAACCACCCCAGCGACGAGCACCTGCTGCCGTTGTTCTTCGCCCTGGCGGCGGGCGGCGAGTTTGCCCAGGTGCACCACGGCTTCACTCTCGGCGCGCTGGGCATGGACATCTACCGTTTTGGCTGA
- a CDS encoding UDP-2,3-diacylglucosamine diphosphatase produces the protein MTHAQFCRPSNKQRVRTLWISDVHLGTRDCQAEHLSRFLKAYHADRIYLVGDIIDGWKLRSGIYWPQAHTNVIRRLLTMSKRGTEVIYVTGNHDEFLRRYSKLMLGNIHLVDEAEHLTADGRRLLVVHGDQFDVITRCHRWLAFLGDRAYEISLVLNRWLNHWRARYGYGYWSLSAYLKHKVKGAVNFISDFEQAIAHECTRRGFQGVVCGHIHHAEIRQVGEVEYLNCGDWVESCTALIEHWDGQIELYRLADAQEAARSAQAQASVSPS, from the coding sequence ATGACCCACGCCCAGTTCTGCCGCCCCTCGAACAAACAGCGGGTACGCACGTTGTGGATCTCCGACGTGCACCTGGGCACGCGTGACTGTCAGGCCGAACACCTGTCGCGCTTTCTCAAGGCCTATCATGCCGACCGCATCTACCTGGTCGGCGACATCATCGATGGCTGGAAGCTGCGCAGTGGCATCTACTGGCCGCAGGCGCACACCAACGTCATCCGCCGCTTGCTGACCATGAGCAAGCGTGGCACCGAGGTGATCTACGTCACCGGCAACCATGACGAGTTCCTGCGGCGTTATTCCAAGCTGATGCTCGGCAACATCCACTTGGTGGACGAGGCCGAGCATCTCACCGCCGACGGCCGGCGCCTGCTGGTGGTGCACGGCGACCAGTTCGATGTCATCACCCGCTGCCACCGTTGGCTGGCGTTTCTCGGCGACCGCGCCTACGAGATCAGCCTGGTGCTCAACCGCTGGCTCAACCATTGGCGGGCCCGCTATGGCTACGGCTATTGGTCGCTATCGGCGTATCTCAAGCACAAGGTCAAAGGGGCGGTGAACTTCATCAGCGACTTCGAGCAGGCCATCGCCCACGAATGCACCCGCCGCGGCTTCCAGGGTGTGGTCTGCGGGCATATCCACCATGCCGAAATCCGTCAGGTGGGGGAGGTGGAGTACCTCAACTGCGGCGACTGGGTGGAGTCGTGCACGGCCTTGATCGAGCACTGGGACGGGCAGATCGAGCTGTACCGGCTGGCCGACGCGCAGGAGGCGGCGCGTTCGGCACAGGCCCAGGCCAGTGTCAGCCCATCATGA
- the earP gene encoding elongation factor P maturation arginine rhamnosyltransferase EarP produces the protein MKPTWDIFCTVVDNYGDIGVTWRLARQLAAEHGLAVRLWVDDLSAFARLCPQADVQAESQTVQGVQVRRWASPWPPHAPGSVVIGAFGCALPAPLVEALAQQPQPVLWLNLEYLSAEAWVDGCHGLASPQPNGLRRWFFFPGFTAGTGGLLRETDLLARRSAFRADPLRRQAFLAELGVQVQPNARLLSLFAYENTQLGAWLQAIAEGEQAWQVLVPEGRIVADLCAWFGDTQLVAGDVRQRGALTVQVLPFVSQQDYDRLLWSCDFNAVRGEDSFVRGQWAAVPLLWHIYVQDENAHWDKLEAFLDLYCQGLPMDAEAALRELWRAWNMDRDMASAWIGLQRHWAELQAHATQWCARQAARPDLATALVQFYRNWI, from the coding sequence GTGAAACCCACCTGGGACATCTTCTGCACCGTGGTCGACAACTACGGGGACATTGGTGTGACATGGCGCCTGGCCCGGCAACTGGCTGCCGAGCATGGGTTGGCGGTGCGGCTGTGGGTAGACGATCTGTCGGCATTCGCCCGTTTGTGTCCACAGGCCGATGTTCAGGCCGAGAGCCAGACAGTGCAGGGTGTGCAGGTGCGCCGCTGGGCCTCGCCCTGGCCGCCGCACGCTCCCGGCAGCGTGGTGATCGGCGCGTTTGGCTGCGCCTTGCCGGCACCCTTGGTCGAAGCCTTGGCCCAGCAGCCGCAGCCAGTGTTGTGGCTGAACCTGGAGTACCTCAGCGCCGAAGCGTGGGTCGACGGTTGCCACGGCCTGGCCTCGCCGCAGCCGAACGGGCTGCGCCGCTGGTTCTTTTTTCCAGGTTTCACCGCTGGCACCGGTGGCCTGCTGCGGGAAACCGACCTGCTGGCGCGGCGCAGCGCATTTCGGGCCGACCCGCTGAGGCGTCAGGCGTTTCTCGCCGAACTGGGTGTGCAGGTTCAGCCCAATGCCCGGCTGCTATCCCTGTTCGCCTACGAGAACACCCAGCTTGGCGCCTGGCTGCAGGCCATCGCCGAAGGTGAGCAGGCCTGGCAGGTGCTGGTGCCCGAGGGGCGCATCGTTGCAGATCTGTGCGCCTGGTTCGGCGACACGCAGCTGGTTGCCGGTGATGTTCGCCAACGCGGCGCACTCACTGTGCAGGTGTTGCCGTTCGTCAGCCAGCAAGACTACGACCGGCTGCTGTGGAGCTGTGATTTCAACGCCGTGCGCGGTGAGGATTCGTTCGTGCGCGGGCAGTGGGCGGCGGTACCGTTGCTGTGGCACATCTACGTGCAGGATGAAAACGCACACTGGGACAAGCTTGAGGCGTTTCTGGATCTCTACTGCCAGGGCCTGCCGATGGACGCTGAGGCGGCGTTGCGGGAGCTGTGGCGGGCCTGGAACATGGATCGCGACATGGCCTCGGCATGGATCGGGCTGCAACGCCACTGGGCTGAACTGCAGGCGCATGCGACGCAATGGTGCGCGCGGCAGGCAGCACGACCCGACCTTGCCACGGCGCTGGTGCAGTTTTACCGAAATTGGATATGA
- the htpX gene encoding protease HtpX, translated as MMRILLFVATNLAVVLVASITLSLFGFNGFMAANGVDLDLGSLLIFCAVFGFAGSLVSLFISKWMAKMSTGTQIITQPRTRHEQWLLQTVEELAREAGIKMPEVGIFPAYEANAFATGWNRNDALVAVSQGLLERFSPDEVKAVLAHEIGHVANGDMVTLALVQGVVNTFVMFFARIIGNFVDRVIFKNEEGRGIAYYVATIVAELVLGILASMIVMWFSRRREYRADEAGAHLAGTGAMINALQRLRSEQGMPVHMPDTLKAFAINGGLKDGLAGLLMSHPPLEDRIDALRRRG; from the coding sequence ATGATGCGCATCTTGCTGTTTGTAGCCACCAACCTCGCGGTGGTGCTGGTTGCAAGCATTACCCTTAGCCTGTTCGGCTTCAACGGGTTCATGGCCGCCAATGGGGTCGATCTCGACCTGGGCAGCCTGCTGATTTTCTGCGCTGTGTTCGGGTTTGCCGGCTCCCTCGTATCGCTGTTCATATCCAAGTGGATGGCGAAGATGAGCACCGGCACCCAGATCATCACCCAGCCACGCACTCGTCACGAGCAGTGGCTGTTGCAGACCGTCGAAGAACTGGCCCGCGAAGCCGGTATCAAAATGCCCGAGGTCGGTATCTTCCCGGCCTATGAAGCCAACGCCTTCGCCACCGGCTGGAACCGCAACGACGCCCTGGTGGCCGTCTCCCAAGGCCTGCTCGAGCGTTTCTCGCCCGATGAAGTCAAGGCGGTGCTGGCCCACGAGATCGGCCACGTCGCCAACGGCGACATGGTTACCCTGGCGCTGGTCCAGGGCGTGGTGAACACCTTCGTGATGTTCTTCGCCCGCATCATCGGCAACTTCGTCGATCGGGTGATCTTCAAGAACGAAGAAGGCCGCGGCATCGCCTATTACGTGGCGACCATCGTCGCCGAACTGGTGTTGGGCATTCTCGCCAGCATGATCGTCATGTGGTTCTCGCGTCGCCGCGAGTACCGCGCCGACGAAGCCGGCGCGCACCTGGCCGGCACCGGCGCCATGATCAATGCCCTGCAGCGCTTGCGCTCGGAGCAAGGCATGCCGGTGCACATGCCCGACACCCTCAAGGCGTTCGCCATCAACGGCGGCCTGAAAGACGGCCTGGCCGGCCTGCTGATGAGCCACCCGCCGCTGGAAGACCGTATCGACGCCCTGCGCCGCCGCGGTTGA
- a CDS encoding MarR family winged helix-turn-helix transcriptional regulator: MNADIKAPRDELLLDNQVCFALHSTSLMMTKVYKPLLQKLGLTYPQYLAMLVLWEQDELTVGEISHRLLTDPGSLTPLLKRLESEGLLKRTRSRDDERVVIVELTSRGKTLRDKAQHMPQSITEASGRTAERLRALQAELVEIRASLQKNL; this comes from the coding sequence ATGAACGCCGATATCAAAGCCCCCCGAGATGAGTTGCTGCTGGATAACCAGGTGTGCTTCGCCCTGCACTCGACCTCATTGATGATGACCAAGGTCTACAAGCCACTGTTGCAGAAGCTCGGGCTGACCTACCCGCAGTACCTGGCCATGCTGGTGCTGTGGGAGCAGGACGAGCTCACCGTTGGCGAAATCAGCCATCGCCTGCTGACCGATCCCGGCTCACTGACGCCACTGCTCAAGCGCCTGGAAAGCGAAGGGCTGCTCAAGCGCACACGCAGCCGCGACGATGAGCGGGTGGTGATCGTGGAGTTGACCAGCCGTGGCAAAACGTTGCGCGACAAAGCCCAGCACATGCCGCAGTCGATCACTGAGGCCAGTGGTCGCACGGCGGAGCGGCTGCGGGCATTGCAGGCGGAGCTGGTGGAGATTCGTGCCAGCCTGCAGAAAAATCTATAA
- a CDS encoding GreA/GreB family elongation factor — protein sequence MYKSTLLARIIDTLADDAETLRRAAQSAYETATAEENIAENKYDTLGLEASYLATGQARRTAEIRQSLLTYQQLQLRDYDPAFGIRMSNLLVLEDPQGQQRTLFLGPHAAGLNIIEGGQLVTVITPRSPLGQQLLGKKVDDEVAVAGQALTIISIE from the coding sequence ATGTACAAGTCCACCTTGCTGGCCCGCATCATCGACACCCTCGCCGACGACGCAGAAACCCTGCGCCGCGCCGCGCAGAGCGCCTACGAAACGGCGACCGCCGAAGAGAATATCGCCGAGAACAAGTACGACACCTTGGGCCTGGAAGCGTCGTACTTGGCCACTGGCCAAGCGCGGCGGACCGCAGAGATACGTCAGTCGCTGCTCACCTACCAGCAACTGCAGTTGCGTGACTACGACCCTGCTTTCGGCATTCGAATGAGCAATCTGCTGGTGCTGGAAGACCCGCAAGGTCAGCAGCGCACGCTGTTTCTCGGCCCCCACGCGGCAGGACTGAACATCATCGAGGGCGGCCAGTTGGTCACGGTGATTACCCCGCGCTCCCCTTTGGGCCAGCAACTGCTGGGCAAGAAGGTCGACGACGAAGTCGCGGTCGCCGGGCAGGCGCTGACAATCATCAGCATCGAATGA
- a CDS encoding class II 3-deoxy-7-phosphoheptulonate synthase, which translates to MSQPWSPDSWRALPIQQQPIYPDAAHLARVEQSLASYPPLVFAGEARELRRQFAEVTEGRAFLLQGGDCAESFAEFSAAKIRDTFKVLLQMAIVMTFAAGCPVVKVGRMAGQFAKPRSSNDETLGQVTLPAYRGDIVNGIGFDPVSRVPDPERLLQAYHQSTASLNLLRAFAQGGFADLHQVHKWNLDFIANSALANKYHQLADRIDETLAFMRACGLDSAPQLRETSFFTAHEALLLNYEQAFVRQDSLTGDHYDCSAHMLWIGDRTRQLDGAHVEFLRGVHNPIGVKVGPSMQTDELICLIDTLNPSNDPGRLNLIVRMGAGKVGEHLPRLIRSVEQEGRKVLWSSDPMHGNTIKASSGYKTRDFAQILDEVKQFFQVHQAEGSYAGGIHIEMTGQNVTECIGGARPITEDGLSDRYHTHCDPRLNADQSLELAFLIAQTLKDVRR; encoded by the coding sequence ATGAGCCAACCCTGGAGCCCCGACAGCTGGCGCGCCTTGCCGATCCAGCAGCAACCGATCTACCCTGACGCCGCCCATCTGGCACGGGTCGAGCAGAGCTTGGCGAGCTACCCGCCCCTGGTATTCGCAGGCGAAGCGCGCGAGCTGCGCAGGCAGTTCGCCGAGGTCACCGAGGGCCGCGCATTCCTGCTGCAGGGCGGCGATTGCGCCGAAAGCTTCGCCGAGTTCAGCGCCGCGAAGATTCGCGACACCTTCAAGGTGCTGCTGCAGATGGCCATCGTCATGACCTTCGCCGCTGGCTGCCCGGTGGTCAAGGTCGGGCGCATGGCCGGGCAGTTCGCCAAGCCGCGCTCGAGCAACGACGAAACCCTGGGCCAGGTCACCCTGCCCGCCTACCGCGGCGATATCGTCAACGGCATCGGCTTCGACCCCGTCAGTCGGGTGCCCGATCCTGAGCGCCTGTTGCAGGCCTACCATCAGTCCACCGCCAGCCTCAACTTGCTGCGTGCGTTCGCCCAGGGCGGCTTTGCCGACCTGCACCAGGTGCACAAGTGGAACCTCGACTTCATCGCCAACTCGGCGCTAGCCAACAAGTATCACCAGCTGGCCGATCGCATCGATGAGACCCTGGCGTTCATGCGCGCCTGTGGCCTGGACAGCGCCCCGCAACTGCGCGAAACCAGTTTCTTCACCGCCCATGAAGCGCTCTTGCTCAACTACGAGCAGGCCTTCGTGCGCCAGGACAGCCTCACCGGTGATCACTACGATTGTTCGGCGCACATGCTGTGGATCGGCGACCGCACCCGCCAACTCGATGGCGCCCACGTGGAGTTTCTGCGCGGCGTGCATAACCCTATCGGGGTCAAGGTAGGTCCCAGCATGCAAACCGACGAGCTGATCTGCCTGATCGATACGCTCAACCCGAGCAACGACCCAGGACGGCTCAACCTGATCGTGCGCATGGGCGCAGGCAAGGTCGGTGAACACCTGCCGCGGCTGATCCGCAGCGTCGAGCAGGAGGGGCGCAAGGTGCTGTGGAGTTCCGACCCGATGCACGGCAACACCATCAAGGCCAGCAGCGGCTACAAGACCCGCGATTTCGCGCAGATCCTCGACGAAGTGAAGCAGTTCTTCCAGGTGCACCAGGCCGAAGGCAGCTACGCGGGCGGCATCCATATCGAGATGACCGGACAGAACGTCACCGAATGCATCGGTGGCGCACGGCCGATTACCGAGGATGGTCTGTCAGATCGCTACCACACCCATTGCGACCCGCGACTCAATGCCGATCAGTCGCTGGAGCTGGCCTTCCTCATCGCCCAGACCCTCAAGGATGTGCGCCGCTAG
- a CDS encoding sulfite exporter TauE/SafE family protein — protein MFEWLMYVILGAGLGTVGGLFGIGGGLIAIPALGVLFGLDQQMAQGTALVMVVPNVLLALWRYHQRNRIELRHALPLAVCSFVFAWLGSIWAVGLDAQSMRLGFIGFLLVLAVWNVARLFMRSATPSPQLRYGWPWLAALGSFSGAMGGLLGVGGAVVATPILTSVFGTTQVVAQGLSLSLAAPSTFVTLVTYAVHGNVIWSVAIPMAIGGLLSISWGVKLAHAMPEKLLRGLFCGFLLVCAVMLALEV, from the coding sequence ATGTTCGAGTGGTTGATGTACGTGATATTGGGCGCGGGACTGGGAACCGTGGGTGGCTTGTTCGGTATTGGCGGTGGCTTGATCGCCATTCCGGCGCTGGGGGTGTTGTTCGGGCTCGATCAGCAGATGGCCCAAGGCACGGCGCTGGTCATGGTGGTGCCGAACGTGCTGTTGGCTCTGTGGCGCTACCACCAGCGCAACCGCATCGAGCTGCGCCACGCCCTGCCGCTGGCCGTGTGCAGCTTCGTTTTCGCCTGGCTCGGCTCGATCTGGGCGGTGGGTCTGGACGCCCAGTCCATGCGCCTGGGCTTCATCGGTTTTCTGCTGGTACTGGCGGTGTGGAATGTCGCGCGCCTGTTCATGCGCAGCGCTACCCCGAGCCCGCAACTGCGTTATGGCTGGCCCTGGCTGGCGGCGCTGGGCAGTTTTTCCGGCGCCATGGGCGGTCTGCTCGGTGTCGGCGGAGCGGTGGTTGCCACGCCCATCCTCACCAGCGTGTTCGGTACCACCCAAGTGGTGGCCCAGGGCCTGTCGCTGTCGCTGGCGGCGCCCAGCACCTTCGTGACCTTGGTCACCTATGCGGTGCATGGCAACGTGATCTGGTCGGTGGCCATTCCCATGGCGATCGGCGGGCTGTTGAGCATCAGTTGGGGGGTGAAGCTGGCCCACGCGATGCCGGAAAAACTGCTGCGCGGGCTGTTCTGCGGCTTTCTGCTGGTGTGCGCGGTGATGCTGGCGCTCGAGGTTTGA
- the efp gene encoding elongation factor P — protein sequence MKTGKELKPGTVLRIDNDPWLVQKAEFTKSGRNSAIMKTKLKNLLTGYKTETVYGADDKLDDVILDRKEATLSFISGDSYTFMDTTDYTMYELNAEDIEAVLPYIEEGMTDVCEAVFFEERLVSVELPTTISRKVVYTENAARGDTSGKVMKPAKLQNGTEISVADFIEIDEMIDIDTRDGSFKGRSKK from the coding sequence ATGAAAACTGGTAAAGAACTGAAACCCGGCACCGTCCTGCGGATCGACAACGACCCGTGGCTGGTTCAGAAAGCTGAGTTCACCAAGTCGGGTCGCAACAGCGCGATCATGAAGACCAAGCTGAAAAACCTGCTGACCGGTTACAAGACTGAGACCGTCTACGGTGCCGACGACAAGCTGGACGACGTGATCCTTGATCGCAAGGAAGCCACTCTGTCGTTCATCAGCGGTGACTCCTACACCTTCATGGACACCACCGACTACACCATGTACGAGCTGAACGCCGAGGACATCGAAGCTGTTCTGCCGTACATCGAAGAAGGCATGACCGACGTTTGCGAAGCCGTGTTCTTCGAAGAGCGTCTGGTATCGGTAGAGCTGCCGACCACCATCAGCCGTAAAGTCGTCTACACCGAGAACGCCGCACGTGGCGATACCTCGGGCAAGGTCATGAAGCCGGCCAAGCTGCAGAACGGTACCGAGATCTCGGTTGCCGACTTCATCGAGATCGACGAAATGATCGACATCGACACCCGTGATGGCAGCTTCAAGGGCCGCTCCAAGAAGTAG
- a CDS encoding thiopurine S-methyltransferase: MEPAFWHQRWAAQQIGFHQPQVNGYLQRHWPSLGLQAGARVLVPLCGKSLDLLWLLRQGYRVLGIELSREAVAALFSEHGLTPQITREGEFEVWHDGALQVWCGDFFALTASQVQDCSALYDRAALIALPRAMRERYLAQLSELLPSPCQGLLVTLEYDQALIDGPPFSVGAEEVQRGLKDWQVSEVERCDIRQDSPRFVAAGVSSLRERVYRLSR; this comes from the coding sequence ATGGAGCCTGCATTCTGGCACCAGCGTTGGGCAGCGCAGCAGATCGGCTTCCACCAGCCGCAGGTGAACGGCTACCTGCAACGCCATTGGCCGAGCCTTGGGCTACAGGCCGGGGCGCGCGTGCTGGTGCCACTGTGTGGCAAGAGTCTCGACCTGCTCTGGCTGCTGCGGCAGGGGTATCGCGTGCTGGGCATCGAGCTGTCGCGCGAGGCCGTGGCGGCGCTGTTCAGCGAGCATGGGCTGACCCCGCAGATCACCCGGGAGGGTGAGTTCGAGGTCTGGCACGACGGCGCCCTGCAGGTATGGTGTGGCGATTTCTTCGCCCTGACCGCTTCGCAGGTGCAGGACTGCTCGGCGCTGTATGACCGTGCCGCACTCATCGCCCTGCCGCGGGCCATGCGTGAGCGTTACCTGGCTCAACTGAGCGAGCTGCTGCCGTCGCCGTGCCAGGGCCTGTTGGTCACTTTGGAATACGATCAGGCGTTGATCGACGGGCCGCCCTTCAGCGTTGGCGCAGAAGAAGTGCAGCGTGGGCTGAAGGATTGGCAGGTCAGCGAAGTCGAGCGCTGCGACATCCGCCAGGACAGCCCGCGTTTCGTTGCGGCGGGGGTCAGCAGCCTGCGCGAGCGGGTGTATCGGCTGAGCCGGTAA
- a CDS encoding MFS transporter translates to MHPTPLSRALILLMAIAVGLSVASNYYAQPLLHSIAEQFGLSTASAGTIVITAQLSYGAGLLLLAPLGDLLEQRRLVVSMIAIATLGLVVSACAPSVTWLIVGTALTGLFSVVAQILVPMAAALSDPAQRGRTVGTLMSGLLLGILLARTAAGLAAELGGWRTIYVIAAVLMTIIAVTLLRCLPRHHSHAGLSYPALIGSVFRLFIEEPVLRLRSLLGMLAFCMFALFWTPLAFLLAREPYQYSDAVIGLFGLAGAAGALSATWAGRLADRGKGGLGTTVGLVVLLLSWIPLGFAHASLIALIVGVLLLDLAVQLVHVGNQNAVLALRPEARTRLNAGYITCYFIGGAAGSWLGSQLFQWRGWEAIVFAGLLLGALALGVWWLAVGRARAARAAT, encoded by the coding sequence ATGCACCCTACTCCACTCAGCCGCGCACTGATTCTGCTGATGGCCATCGCCGTCGGCCTTTCTGTGGCGAGCAATTATTACGCCCAGCCCCTGCTGCACAGCATCGCCGAACAGTTCGGCCTGAGCACGGCCAGTGCCGGCACCATCGTCATTACCGCGCAATTGAGTTATGGCGCTGGGTTGCTGCTGCTGGCGCCTCTAGGAGACCTGCTCGAACAGCGCCGGCTGGTGGTCAGCATGATCGCCATCGCCACCCTGGGCCTGGTGGTCAGCGCCTGCGCGCCCAGCGTCACGTGGCTGATCGTCGGCACCGCACTGACCGGACTGTTCTCGGTGGTGGCGCAGATTCTGGTGCCAATGGCAGCAGCCTTGAGCGACCCGGCGCAGCGCGGGCGCACAGTCGGCACGCTGATGAGCGGGTTATTGCTGGGCATTCTGCTGGCGCGCACCGCAGCAGGCCTTGCCGCCGAACTGGGTGGCTGGCGCACCATTTACGTCATCGCTGCCGTGTTGATGACGATCATCGCGGTGACCTTGCTGCGTTGCCTGCCCCGTCATCACAGCCACGCCGGCCTGAGCTATCCGGCGCTGATCGGCTCGGTGTTCCGGCTGTTCATCGAAGAACCGGTACTGCGTCTGCGCTCGCTGCTGGGCATGCTGGCATTCTGCATGTTCGCTTTGTTCTGGACTCCGCTGGCCTTCCTTCTGGCCCGCGAGCCCTATCAGTACTCCGACGCGGTGATCGGCCTGTTCGGCCTAGCAGGCGCCGCCGGGGCGCTGTCGGCCACCTGGGCCGGGCGTCTGGCTGACCGCGGCAAGGGCGGGCTTGGCACCACCGTCGGCCTGGTGGTGCTGTTGCTGTCGTGGATTCCACTGGGCTTTGCCCACGCCTCACTGATTGCGCTGATCGTCGGCGTGCTGCTGCTCGACCTGGCCGTGCAACTGGTGCACGTCGGCAACCAGAATGCCGTGCTGGCCTTGCGCCCCGAGGCTCGCACCCGGCTCAATGCCGGTTATATCACCTGCTACTTCATCGGCGGCGCCGCAGGCTCCTGGCTGGGCTCACAGCTGTTCCAGTGGCGCGGCTGGGAAGCCATCGTCTTCGCCGGCCTGCTGTTAGGCGCCCTGGCGCTGGGGGTATGGTGGCTGGCTGTCGGACGCGCCAGGGCAGCACGTGCGGCGACGTGA
- a CDS encoding SelT/SelW/SelH family protein, whose protein sequence is MTSNKPEIVITYCTQCQWLLRAAWLAQELLSTFGDSLGKVSLEPGTGGVFVICCDGVQLWERKTDGGFPEAKVLKQRVRDVIEPERDLGHNDR, encoded by the coding sequence ATGACCTCGAACAAACCGGAAATCGTCATCACCTACTGCACCCAGTGCCAATGGCTGCTACGCGCCGCCTGGCTGGCCCAGGAACTGCTCAGTACCTTCGGCGACTCGCTGGGCAAGGTCTCGCTGGAGCCGGGCACCGGCGGGGTGTTCGTGATTTGCTGTGACGGCGTGCAGCTGTGGGAGCGCAAGACCGACGGCGGTTTTCCGGAAGCCAAGGTGCTCAAGCAGCGGGTGCGTGATGTGATCGAGCCAGAGCGCGATCTGGGCCATAACGATCGCTGA